In the genome of Arachis hypogaea cultivar Tifrunner chromosome 9, arahy.Tifrunner.gnm2.J5K5, whole genome shotgun sequence, the window ATCCGAGCCTATATCAGTCCAACActtctttatgaagttcatgttGTAACCATCACATCCTGGCGCCCTGGACGATTCACAAGCCCACACTGCCTCTTTAACCTCCTCGGGTGACGGTAGCAACTCTAAAGCCAAAGAATCATCCTCGCTGATTCTTTCCACCAGACCATCTCTGAAACCCACCTCAAGAGACCTCTCTTGGTGATATAAGTCTTTGTAAAACTCCCTGATGGCAATTTTAATCCTAGCTTGATTCCTTACCAATCTTCCATTAATAACTAgagtatcaatcctattatttcTCCTTCTCGTTGAAGCTAAGTTGTGGAAATATCTCGTATTTTTACCCATGTCCCTCGCATGCCTCGACCttgacatctgcttccaatgtaaTTCTTTCCTCACATACCATTTCTCACAATAAGTAACTAGCACATTTCTTCTTGCTTCCACTGTCCTATCATAACTCCCAGTACCGACCATGTCATCAATCTTCTGaatctcttcctcaaacttcaaaattttcttGTCCATATCACCAAAGTTGTCTCTGTGCCATCTCCCCAAAGGAGCCGTCAACGCCTTCAGTTTATCGGTGAATTGTATCTCTCCCAGCCTTTTCCATTCCTCCTTGACCATCCATAAAAAGCCTTCATGAGTAAACCACGAATCCAGACTTCTGAACGGCCTCGGACTGTCTCTTGGCATCCTCTCTTCCACTATGATGAGGCAGTGATCTGACAAACCCCGTGGACCGCCTCTCAAGCAAGTCTCCGAAAATGCCTCAAGCCATTCCAAACTAACCAAAGCTCTGTCAATACGGCTGCAtaactgaagaactgaagattgttggcttagaagttataataaattctcgttgcaagtatagtttctaaaccaagcaatcaacctttcttataaacgtttggttgtcacaagtaacaaacccaatataatttataaaccgaagtattcaaacctcggatcgtcttctcaaggaattgcagggaagtatgatttattattggttatggaaaacagtattttgggttttgaaaagggttttgaataagaggaaataaattgtaggaattaataaattaataacgaaGAAAAGCTCTCGGCAAGGTATGGAAACTgggagtcctatcctagttatccttatcaatggtgatgagaattatatttttgctaccactaagtcaacctctaactatgaaggtaagttaagtggacaaatcaatttaactcctaaagtcctagtcaactcctgaggaaagactagagttataaggatctaaattaatcagcaagaataataattatcaatcacgatgagtttgataactcaagagttaccaattaatcaaccaaagccaatagtaaataatctaaattaaaaataaggaaaagcaatcatgagtctgaaatacctcaaattatatttaaataaagatctcaattctaacatggacaagtTCATGAATCAAATTGGAAAGACAAATAAAAaggacattgaacctgtgatgaagagatAATCCTAATAAgataaatcctaattctaatcctaagagagaggggagaacctctctctctaaaaactacatctaaatcctaaaactatgtatgaatcCAGTATTCAGTCTCTAATCTCCATATGCTCATGAATGGATGAATTCCTCCATTTATAATCCTTCAATCTGTattctctgggcttggatctgggccaaaaggggcccagaaatcgctgaggacgacttctgcaaattatgcagatcgcgcatgccacgtgtctgcgtgggtcacgcggtcgcgtcatctggagtgttgcttttccacgcggtcgtgtcagtcatgcgcccgcgtcagttgtgtttcgcaggtcacgcgttcgcctcatccatgcgctcgcgtcgattCTCTTTTGAGCGAACCACGCGCTCACGTCGTCCATGCagacgcgtcactgccagtttcttccaAGGACTTcaatttccttccatttttatatgtttcctttccatcctttaagtcattcctgccctataaaacctgaaagtactcaacacacaaatcacgacatcgaatggtaataaaggataattaaatttggtaattttaaagcataggaaacatgttttctcatatgtcaaattccaaggaaggaattgtaaaattatgcaaattcatatgaataagtaggtgaagagttgataaatcaTTCAATTTAAATACAAGATTCATCATGAAATAGTGGCTCATCAATGACTGTCCTCTGAACCATGTGAACTTACAGTAAAAAATCGGCAGGTCTACCAAACCCATGTCATGTATCCAATTCTTATAGTCTTGTGCCGACAAAGGTAAGCTATCTAAGCCTCGCCTTTCTTCCACTTGTCCAATCTCATTAAAGTCCCCCCCAGAAAACAACAGGCGCCTGAACATAGCCCAGCTATGTAACTCAACTCCTCCCACATAACACATTTCTCATCTCTAGTGTGAGCACCATAAACCAAGAAAAAAACACAGTTAATAGAATTCTCTGACAATATTCCTTCAACACATAGCCATCGCTCACCTTTATAGCAATTTCCCATTTTAAAGAAACCATCATCCCACATTAGCAACAACCCGCCAGATGCAGCATCAGACTCCACATACTCCCACCCCGCACAACCGTTCccccaaatttttaaaacatCAAACTTTGTCACTAACTGTCTTTTAGTCTCTACCAAACCTAACATATCCAACCTATGTTTCCTCTTAAGTTCTTTCACCATCCACAACTTTCCATCATCCCTTAACCTCCTAATATTCCATGAACTAATactcaatttaaattattattacacACCTTTTTGGAATTTTTGGGTCTGTTCCGTCTTGCTTTAGCCTTCTGTTTTGCCAATCTTCTTTTTTGAGCAATCTCTTCGTTCTGTTTTTGGAGGATAGCTATAATGTCATCTTCTTCATTAAGCAGAATTGCTCCGGATTCTTTCGCTAGCTCCCATGTCTTTCGGTTTTCCAGCAATTGCTCATCCAAAGTTACATACTCATTACTGCTGTCCTCATCATCGTTTGTGTGTCCTTGTTCCCTTAAATGGTTCTCTCTATCACTATATCCCTCCTCCACATTCTGAACCGGCATATTTCTATCACTGACCGAATCCAAACCTAAGCCTGCCTTCGCTAAATCTGCATTACCACCACCAGCTATTGGATGACAGGCGTCATTCCTGTGTCCGTCCAACCTCTCTACCCCTTGAACCTTTTCCAAAAGCATCACTATCCCCTCCACCCTGTTAGACAAGTTTTCCACCCTATAAGCCTCTGCCCCTACCGAATTAGCTCCTCTTATAGCCTTCCTCTCACCAGCGGCGTCGCCCATACCCGGCGCACAACCAGCGAACAACACGGTGGCGTCACCCTCGGTCAGCCTTCGCCTCAAGCTTGTTCCACCGGCGGACACAGCACAACCTTCTTCTTCATCGCGGATAGGGTCGTCGCGCTGCTCCAAACCGGCCTCTTCCAATCTACACGCGTGACTGCATTCTTCATCTCCTGCAGCATCCAAGACGCGGCAACTTCCACTGTCTCCCTTTCCTCAGTTGCTTTCCTGGAATTCTAGCACGCGTACGCTAGGTCTCCCTAACGGCGAGGATCAATCACCAGCCACGGAGCCCATCCATTGGAGCAGCCTGCCCCGACCCGCAGCAGCATGGTCCAGCCCATAATTGCAAGGACCGGTACCCACCATCATATCAGATAGTGAATTTGGGCTTCCTTGGCCCAACAttctatttttatgtttaatggCATTGGTGGCCCGTTTAGAAGTTATCACACATGTACGAATAGGTTTATCTCTTATTAGCCCATTATGATCGCATGTATAGCTCCACGGAATTGTCAGCTCCGAATCTATTTCATTACTCTCTCCCAATCCCACAAATTCTGCCAAGCCATCAATGTGACCATAAATTTGCTGATTCGTTACCAAATTTCTTTGATTGAGCTTTAAGTGGTCATAACTCCATTCGTTTAAAATTGACTCTAAAATTATTGATCTAGCCTCATCTTCAACCTCTTGCCGTAGCCTTTTCGTAACTAATAATGCTGAATGATCTCCGTAGCCTATCAACTTTGTAGGGGTAGACGACGTTGTAGCATCAGCATCAGGAGCTCTAGTTGTTTCGTTGTTTTGGAGACCGCAAACCACACCTTTATTCGCCCTTTTTTCCAGAGTATATTGTGAACTGTAGACTTTTTGTCCCACCTCTTTTACCATGACATCAAAACCACTGGTACCTAATGTGATATGAATCCATTCATTGATCACATCCATAGCATAAGTATCAATTAGTACACGGCCGACACTAAACGAGGCGCGCAATTTTATCCCTGTATCACACCCAACCACCTCTCCCCATTGGCCACCGATCTTCTTGAAGGTATCCACTGTCCAAACATGTAATGGAACCCCGAAACACTCTAGCCACACTCTTCGAGATTCACTTCTCTCTGATTCATCCCACCTCCATACCGTATGAAATATTTGTAGTAGGCTATTCATTTTGAACGTGTATGTCTCTTCAGCATTCAAAAGACTGTCAAACGTCAGTAAAGCTTTATAAACTCCCAATTCTCGTACCTGAACGACTTGTGGAAAGTTTTTATCAACCAAATTCTGTAGCAACCTAAAGTCAATAACCGTTGTTGTTCCACCAATAAGGCTTTTCTGTAGCCAGATTAAGTTTTCTTTCGCCACAGCCACTTCTAGTTTCTTTGTCTGCCCATTCCCAAGTGAATCTTggatcttcttatcttttctcacATCCTTAGAGCTACTATCTGGGAGGACCGGAGCATCCTCACGTTCCCTTTGCATCTGGCAGACACTTTCTTTTCGAATGATACCTCCTTTCTGTACCTTCTTTGTGCCATTAGTGACCGAcagttggtgcacaaaattgtgatcacacttttcataactccacacaactaaacagcaagtgcactgggtcatccaggtaataccttacgtgagtaagggtcgatcccacgaagattgtcggcttgaagcaagctatggtcatgttgtaaatctcagtcaggtggattcaaatggttatgaggttttgataattaaaagataaataaaacggaaaataacataaagatacttatgtaattcattggtgggaatttcagataaatgtttggagatgctttgttgcttctaaacctctgctttcctattatcttcatccaatcatacgtcctcctttccatggcaagatgtatgatcctctcagtgaaaatggtccggctacggtttctgtacggctaatcaactatcggatttctcatcttggatgaaaaataccaggcacagctaccacagggctaatcatctatcggttctcacttgtgtcggaataagatcccttgatccttttgcacactgtcactgtgcccaacagtcgtgaatttgaagctcgtcacagtcatcccttcccagatcctactcggaataccacagacaaggtttagactttccggatctcaggaatgctgtctattggttctagcctataccacgaaagtTCTAATCATGAATTcggatgctctattgtcaggagaggcgatgcaaatccgtggatcagagacccaagagaatatactctggccgtcgtccaatgactacgttgaacatcatgtagaccactttgtggttgtcaggcacgcggatattggttaagcgagtaacgaagatagtgggtgattgtcacgggtcacccccttcattctgacttagctgaattaagtacgagagtatatcttggagaagaagtaggcgcgaattgaaagaaaaatagtagtatgtgcattaattcatgaggaacagcagagctcctcaccttaatctatgaggtgtagaaactacaccgtagaaaatacataagagaagaaggtctaggaatggtcgaatggccagcctccctaatggCATGATAAATGataaaagggttcaaagaccCCTAATGCAATAgtaaatccacttcgagtgcaggagggtcagaatccaacagcatctgcagtcctttctcagcctctgaattagacttttgctcaggtccctcaatttcagtcagaaaatacctaaaattatagaaaaatacacaaactcatagtaaagcccagaaatgtgatttttgcataaaaactaataaaaatatactaaaaagtaactaaaatacactaaaaattacctaaaaacaatgccaaaaagcgtataaattatttgctcatcacaacaccaaacttaaaatgttgcttgtccccaagcaactaaaaacaaaataggataaaaagtagagaatatacaataaattccaaaacatcaatgaaacttagttccaattagatgagcgggactagtagctttttgcttctgaacagttttgccatctcactttatccttcgaagttcagaatgattggcatccacaggaactcagaattcagatagtgttattgattctcctagttcagtatgttgattcttgaacacagctacttatgagtcttggccgtgaccttaaGCATCTTGTTTTCGAGTATTAcctccggatacataaatgccacagacacataactaggtgaatattttcagattgtgactcatctttgctagagtccccagttagaggtgtctagagttcttaagcacactcttttactttggatcacgaccttAAGCActcagtctcaagattttcacttggaccttcatgacacaagcacatggttagggacaacttgatttagctgcttaggctaggattttattcctttgggccctcctatccacggatactcaaagccttagatcatttttacccttgccttttagtttaaagggttactggctttttgctcttgccttttggtttaaagagctattggctttttctgcttgctttttctttttctttattttttgccctttttttcgcaagctttgtgtttttcactgctttttcttgcttcaagaatcaattttatgatttttcagattatcaataacatttctcttttttcattattctttcaggagccaacaattttaacattcataaacttcactatcaaaaatatgcactgttcaagcattcattcagaaaataaaaagtattgccaccatatcaaaataattaaactaatttcaagatagaattcaaaatttatgtacttcttgttcttttgcaaataaaaacatttttcatttaagaaaggtgaatgattcatggaacactcatagctttaagacatagacactagacactaatgatcatgtaataaagacacaaacatagacaaaacataaagcataaaaaatgaaaaacagaaaaataagaacaaggaaattaaagaacgggtccaccttagtgacggcggctagttcttcctcttgaagatcctattgAGTGCTTAaactcctcaatatctctttcttgcctttgttgttcctccctcatggctctttggtcctctctgatttcatggaggatgatggagtgctcttggtgctccatccttagttgctccatattggaactcaaatctcctaaagaggtgttgagttgctcccaatagttgtgtggaggaaaatgcatcccttgaggcatctcagggatttcttgataagggacttcctcatgctcttgttgaggtccatgagtgggctctcttgtttgctccatcctctttttaataatgggcttatcctcttcaatgaggatgtcttcctctatgacaattccagctgaattgcataggtgacagataagatgagggaaggctaaccttgccaaagtggaaggcttgtcagccaccttgtatagttctagaggtaatatatcatgaacttccactttctctccaatcatgatactttGGATCCTGATAGCCCGAtctacagtta includes:
- the LOC140175315 gene encoding uncharacterized protein, with protein sequence MGDAAGERKAIRGANSVGAEAYRVENLSNRVEGIVMLLEKVQGVERLDGHRNDACHPIAGGGNADLAKAGLGLDSVSDRNMPVQNVEEGYSDRENHLREQGHTNDDEDSSNEYVTLDEQLLENRKTWELAKESGAILLNEEDDIIAILQKQNEEIAQKRRLAKQKAKARRNRPKNSKKVL